A stretch of Desulfovibrio sp. UIB00 DNA encodes these proteins:
- the ilvD gene encoding dihydroxy-acid dehydratase, with protein sequence MDDEARSKKMKSGLEKAPHRSLLYALGLTREEMERPLVGIVNAASEVVPGHMHLNSLADAVKAGVRMSGGTPLQFPAIAVCDGLAMNHEGMRFSLPSREFIADSIEIMARGHAFDALVFIPNCDKCVPGMLMAMMRLNIPSVLVSGGPMLPGDIGPGKRGDLITVFEAVGKVRSGAMTEEELEYMAERACPGCGACAGMFTANSMNCLSETIGVALPGNGTIPAVSGARIRLAKTAGMRVMDLLRKNIRPLDIVTPKSVANAVAVDMALGCSTNTVLHLPAVFGEAGLKLGLEIFDEVSKKSPNLCKLSPAGKHYMVDLDNAGGIPAVMTELDKLGLINKDCMTATGKTVGENLKDMNARVMNPEVIRSVENPYSKQGGIAILRGSLAPEGAVVKQSAVAPEMMCRDVTARVFESEEDAMKAILDGKIKAGDGVVIRYEGPRGGPGMREMLSPTAAITGMGLGKDVALLTDGRFSGGTNGAAIGHISPEAADGGVIALVHEGDTIHIDIPNRKLDLLVDEAELAKRRAALVVPKKDCPYPVLRRYAYLVSSAANGGRYKEI encoded by the coding sequence ATGGATGATGAAGCACGCAGCAAAAAAATGAAGTCCGGGCTGGAAAAAGCCCCCCACCGCTCCCTGCTCTATGCTCTGGGCCTTACCAGAGAAGAAATGGAACGCCCCTTGGTAGGCATTGTGAACGCCGCCAGCGAGGTCGTTCCCGGGCATATGCACCTGAACAGCCTGGCCGACGCGGTCAAGGCCGGTGTACGTATGTCGGGCGGTACGCCGCTGCAGTTCCCGGCTATTGCCGTGTGCGACGGTCTGGCCATGAACCATGAAGGCATGCGTTTTTCTCTGCCCTCGCGTGAATTCATCGCGGATTCCATTGAAATTATGGCGCGCGGTCACGCCTTTGACGCTCTGGTGTTCATTCCCAACTGCGACAAGTGCGTTCCCGGTATGCTCATGGCCATGATGCGCCTGAACATTCCCTCGGTGCTGGTTTCCGGCGGCCCCATGCTGCCCGGGGACATAGGCCCCGGCAAGCGCGGCGATCTCATCACCGTGTTTGAAGCTGTGGGCAAGGTGCGCAGCGGCGCTATGACCGAAGAAGAACTGGAATACATGGCAGAACGCGCCTGTCCCGGCTGCGGCGCTTGCGCGGGCATGTTCACGGCCAATTCCATGAACTGTCTGTCTGAAACCATCGGCGTGGCCCTGCCCGGCAACGGCACCATCCCCGCTGTGAGCGGCGCGCGCATCCGCCTTGCCAAAACGGCGGGCATGCGGGTTATGGATCTGCTGCGCAAGAACATCCGCCCGCTGGACATCGTAACGCCCAAGTCCGTTGCTAACGCCGTTGCCGTGGATATGGCCCTTGGCTGCTCCACCAACACCGTGCTGCACCTGCCCGCCGTGTTCGGCGAGGCCGGATTGAAGCTTGGCCTGGAAATTTTTGACGAAGTCAGCAAAAAGAGCCCCAATCTGTGCAAGCTTTCCCCGGCGGGCAAGCATTACATGGTTGATCTGGACAACGCGGGCGGCATCCCTGCCGTCATGACCGAGCTGGATAAGCTGGGCCTCATCAACAAGGACTGCATGACCGCCACGGGCAAGACCGTGGGCGAAAACCTTAAGGACATGAACGCCCGCGTCATGAACCCTGAAGTGATCCGCAGTGTTGAGAATCCCTATTCCAAGCAGGGCGGCATTGCCATCCTGCGTGGCAGCCTGGCCCCCGAGGGCGCTGTGGTCAAGCAGTCTGCGGTTGCTCCGGAAATGATGTGCCGCGACGTCACGGCCCGCGTGTTTGAGTCGGAAGAAGACGCCATGAAGGCCATTCTTGACGGCAAGATCAAGGCCGGGGACGGCGTTGTGATCCGCTACGAAGGCCCGCGCGGCGGCCCCGGCATGCGCGAAATGCTCTCGCCCACAGCGGCCATCACAGGCATGGGCCTTGGCAAGGATGTTGCCCTGCTGACGGACGGCCGTTTCTCCGGCGGCACCAATGGCGCGGCCATAGGGCACATTTCGCCCGAAGCGGCGGACGGTGGTGTTATCGCTCTTGTGCACGAAGGCGATACCATCCATATCGACATTCCCAACCGCAAGCTGGACCTGCTTGTGGACGAGGCCGAGCTTGCCAAGCGGCGCGCCGCCCTTGTGGTGCCCAAGAAGGATTGCCCTTACCCGGTGCTGCGGCGTTATGCCTATCTGGTCAGCTCTGCTGCCAATGGCGGGCGTTACAAGGAAATTTAA
- a CDS encoding lipopolysaccharide biosynthesis protein, with protein MQSSTPTLARRYIFKLVANIASVPVYLVMEAILPRALGPQMYGNYSFATNLFQQLSGFLDMGTSTCFYNSLSRRQAETGLIGFYMRATAAVFAIILLAAGLLQIPAAGELLMPDVPLWLAPLAALWAFLTWWGRVLRSMNDAVGATVSSEMVRTVVSLFTVGLLGLMFWADWLNIHTLFAQQYLMLGATALGYWLVTRTYWRQAGIPLHFRLTPEQTRAYGREFFNYSHPLFVQALLSFLLLTAERWLLQWFDGSVEQGFFALSQKVSMACFLFVSAMTPLVMRELSIAWGNNDREAMGRLLTRFAPLLYVVAAYFSCFTLAEGSALVNFFGGAQFAAATLPVQIMALYPLHQAYGQLAGSVFHATGRTKVLRNMAALECIYGFSTAWFLLAPPEYFGLGLGAVGLAIKTVCVQVITVNVYLWLASRFIPLKFWRNVAHQIWSLAVLLLLAFGCRQLTLYLGIGDVDSLPRFLVSGVIYTAAIGLLCLSMPAVMGFSRQELREVFIRFSKSRSHG; from the coding sequence ATGCAAAGCTCTACCCCAACCCTGGCCCGCCGCTACATATTCAAGCTCGTGGCCAACATCGCCTCCGTCCCGGTCTACCTTGTCATGGAGGCCATTCTGCCCCGCGCTCTCGGGCCGCAGATGTACGGCAATTACAGCTTTGCCACCAACCTGTTCCAGCAGCTTTCCGGCTTTCTGGATATGGGAACCTCCACCTGCTTTTACAATTCCCTCTCGCGCCGTCAGGCAGAGACCGGCCTCATTGGCTTTTACATGCGCGCCACAGCGGCGGTATTCGCCATTATTTTGCTGGCCGCAGGCCTGCTGCAGATTCCTGCAGCTGGCGAGTTGCTCATGCCAGATGTGCCCCTCTGGCTCGCGCCGCTGGCAGCCCTGTGGGCTTTTCTGACATGGTGGGGCCGTGTGTTGCGCTCCATGAACGATGCCGTGGGCGCGACTGTTTCTTCCGAAATGGTGCGCACCGTTGTTTCGCTGTTTACGGTGGGCTTGCTGGGGCTCATGTTCTGGGCCGACTGGCTGAACATCCACACGCTCTTTGCCCAGCAATACCTCATGCTGGGGGCAACGGCCCTTGGCTACTGGCTGGTTACGCGCACCTACTGGCGGCAGGCGGGCATTCCTCTGCACTTCCGGCTCACGCCTGAGCAGACGCGCGCCTATGGGCGGGAGTTTTTCAATTATAGCCACCCGCTGTTTGTGCAGGCCCTGCTTTCCTTTTTGCTCCTCACAGCCGAGCGCTGGCTGCTGCAATGGTTTGACGGCAGCGTGGAGCAGGGCTTTTTTGCCCTTTCCCAAAAAGTCAGCATGGCCTGCTTTCTTTTTGTTTCAGCCATGACGCCTCTGGTCATGCGCGAGCTTTCCATCGCCTGGGGCAACAATGACCGTGAGGCCATGGGCCGCCTGCTCACGCGTTTTGCCCCGCTGCTCTACGTGGTGGCTGCCTATTTTTCGTGCTTTACGCTGGCCGAAGGTTCCGCCCTGGTGAATTTTTTCGGTGGCGCGCAGTTTGCCGCTGCGACCCTTCCTGTACAGATCATGGCGCTCTACCCCCTGCATCAGGCCTATGGGCAGCTTGCGGGATCGGTTTTTCACGCCACGGGCCGTACCAAGGTGCTGCGCAATATGGCGGCGCTGGAATGCATTTACGGTTTCAGCACGGCGTGGTTTCTGCTTGCGCCGCCCGAATATTTCGGGCTTGGCCTCGGTGCCGTGGGACTGGCGATCAAAACCGTGTGCGTACAGGTCATCACCGTCAACGTCTATCTTTGGCTGGCCTCGCGCTTTATACCCCTCAAGTTTTGGCGCAACGTGGCCCACCAGATATGGAGCCTAGCAGTTCTGCTGCTGCTGGCCTTTGGCTGCCGCCAGCTTACGCTCTATCTTGGCATTGGCGATGTGGATTCCCTGCCGCGTTTTCTTGTTTCCGGCGTCATCTACACTGCGGCTATCGGCCTGCTCTGCCTGAGCATGCCTGCGGTCATGGGTTTTTCACGGCAGGAATTGCGCGAAGTATTCATCCGGTTCAGCAAATCCAGGTCACACGGCTAA
- the proB gene encoding glutamate 5-kinase: MTAPTEDWRQERARVLAQARVVVVKVGSAVLTDAQGLSMPVLENLAGQLARLRNLLPAADAASGSAGGAEPRRLVLVSSGAVAAGRAALATRGHVVETTGLAARQAAAAVGQGQLMQSWDKVFLAHRMPTAQVLLTRDDLRARQRFLNARNTFAELLEWGVLPIVNENDTVSISELKFGDNDCLASLLVNLTGADLFINLTSASGVLAADPQKDPNAPIMDHIDDVAALDLGQLCGGKTSVGTGGMYSKLLAARRAAQIGVPTLILPGREPEIITRAFAASGICPAPQGLEPFAGGTWVCPARHAIPRRKFWLAYQSDPAGSVHVDAGAAKALLHKGGSLLPGGVFRVEGSFQQGGLVRVLHEGQSLGVGLSNYSTSDLKKIMGLKRHEVAAILGDAHYPEVIHRDNLLLDAAV; encoded by the coding sequence ATGACAGCGCCGACGGAAGACTGGCGGCAGGAACGCGCACGGGTGCTTGCCCAGGCGCGGGTGGTGGTCGTCAAGGTAGGCAGCGCCGTACTCACCGATGCCCAGGGCCTGAGCATGCCCGTACTGGAAAATCTGGCTGGGCAGCTGGCGCGCCTGCGCAATCTGCTGCCAGCGGCTGATGCCGCATCCGGTAGCGCAGGGGGAGCGGAGCCGCGCCGTCTGGTGCTGGTTTCTTCCGGTGCTGTGGCCGCTGGGCGGGCGGCGCTTGCCACGCGTGGGCATGTGGTTGAGACCACGGGCCTCGCGGCGCGTCAGGCTGCGGCAGCAGTGGGGCAGGGGCAGCTTATGCAGAGCTGGGACAAGGTTTTTCTGGCCCACCGCATGCCCACCGCCCAGGTTCTGCTGACCCGCGATGACCTGCGCGCGCGTCAGCGCTTCCTCAATGCCCGCAATACCTTTGCCGAACTGTTGGAATGGGGCGTGCTGCCCATTGTCAACGAAAACGACACGGTGTCCATCAGCGAACTGAAGTTCGGCGATAACGACTGCCTTGCAAGCCTTTTGGTCAATCTGACCGGGGCGGATCTGTTTATCAATCTCACGTCCGCCTCGGGCGTTCTGGCTGCAGATCCGCAAAAGGACCCCAACGCCCCCATCATGGATCATATCGATGACGTGGCGGCCCTTGATCTGGGTCAGCTTTGCGGCGGCAAGACTTCCGTAGGCACCGGCGGCATGTATTCCAAGCTGCTGGCGGCCCGCCGCGCCGCGCAGATTGGTGTGCCCACGCTGATTTTGCCTGGGCGCGAGCCGGAGATCATCACGCGGGCCTTTGCCGCCAGCGGTATTTGTCCGGCTCCGCAGGGGCTTGAACCCTTTGCGGGCGGCACATGGGTTTGCCCTGCGCGGCATGCCATACCGCGCCGTAAATTCTGGCTGGCCTATCAGTCAGACCCGGCGGGCAGCGTGCATGTGGACGCAGGCGCGGCCAAGGCCCTGCTGCACAAGGGCGGCAGCCTTTTGCCCGGCGGCGTGTTTCGCGTTGAGGGCAGCTTTCAGCAGGGCGGGCTGGTGCGTGTGCTGCACGAAGGGCAAAGCCTCGGCGTGGGGCTCTCCAACTACAGCACTTCAGACCTGAAAAAAATTATGGGCCTGAAAAGGCACGAGGTCGCAGCCATTCTGGGCGATGCGCACTACCCCGAGGTGATCCATAGGGACAATCTGCTGCTTGATGCGGCAGTGTAA